AGTCTCTAAGCGTCGAGTGGTCTGCATGGCTCCAGGTATACTCAAATGAAAGTGTACTCTTGTTGGCGTATTAATGTTATGGTACACACATATTCATTGCCACTGTGAGGCGGCATATCAACCACGTAGGCCGGAATATCCTTGCGAAAGCCGACGAGTAGCCTGCTTATGTCATCGGGTCACTGTGGATGATGAAAATAGTACCCTTGCATTCGAAAATGTTCCTCAACGCGCTATCCAGAGATGACTATGAACGGGAAGTGATAGGCTTGCACCAGCTGTCGGAAATCTGAATGTTTTGAGCGAAGACCGCGAACGTGCCACTGAAATACGGCGTGTGCGCAAAAAATATCGTGAATGGTCACCTCAGGTGAGGCTGTCGTTGCAGAAGCCATGATTACTACTGTGAGGTGCTAAGCCCCTGTGGAGCGCAAGATGCCGACGCCAACGGCTAAATTGTAAGGACGGCATCTATCTCTGGGAGACATCTTGACGAGGGGTTGGCGTGGACAAGAGCACTGAGGGCTGTAAACAACATCGGAATTAGTGAGCGTGTAATGTCTTGTTCGGTGCTTCCGTGTTCCTGGTTTTCGCAGGTCATCCTGTCGCGTTGTGGCGCTTGATGCTGATGGCGGCAGTGGTAGTTTGGGGGGTCTTCTGCGACAGGTTGTGGTAGATTTGAAGAAGGCGTTGAGGCCGTGGGCTTCGCACGTTTCTTTCGCACCGCATTAGCGTATGTGTTGCCGCATGTCTTTTGGCTTTGTGGTCATTGTTCCTGGGAGTGGTTTGTCATATTCGTTAAAGCCACATCGGGGTTAGGCGGGGGTTCATGACGCTTCGGTAGTTTCACTTGTACTTGCTCCACCACACGAGAAAGTCTAGCAGCATTCTTTTCAGCGCAGGCCTCCTTGCTGTAACGACGCCTTGGTCGCTTAGATACTCTTGTAGGTCTTCATTTGACTAGCTGAGAGGTACGTCGTGTATTTTGGCATAGCTGGCCGTGTATAAATATAGGACACGGGCTTCTGCAGCCAGGACAGCTAGCTCAGTTACCATGAGGAAGCAGTTTGTGGCGGGCAGTGTTGACACCGTGACCGTCAGGTTACCTTCCTTGTTAAAGCGACGGCTGAGAACTTTCTCTTGAGCCGACGTTACAGCGACCGATGCCACAATATTAGGGTTACCATTTCATAGGTTTACTCCTTCTAGGATAGACCTGAATATAGCGGGGACACCAGCACCCTTTTTCTTGTAGCATATGACGGTGAAGGATGCCTGGTCAAGCTCCTCTGACTGTTTCCCCGAAGGCTCTTCGCGTAGGCTCTTGTTTGCAGGACCCTGGCCTGGCCATGGATGCAACGTGAATTGCATCTGGCGTTGATGTTCCGTGTCGTGGTGGATATGGTGCCGAGCGCCTAGAGGGTCGCTTGATGTGAGAAGCGCGGTGATATCATGGGTTTTCAAAAATCGGGAGAATGCGGATGCCGGCTTTCACCTTCCAAAGAGGAGAAACACAATTCTATTAGATTTTGAGGCAGTCGCTATTCGGTAGGATGATTTCATAGAAAGACACTTTTTCAATGAATATCTAATGGACTGGTATTAAAATTGTGCACTCTGTAACAAGAAGCTGTTGGTAGATTTTGATAACCCTCAACGTAATAAAAGCCTGTATTTCATTTAGCCTTTAGGAAGCTAAGTGCGAAAATAATTTATCTATTTAGAAATACCACTTCGCTCGCGCTTTCCGGTACAAGTCTTTCCAGTTTTCTATGAGTATAAAGTATATATGAGCCTGAGAAAAGAATGAAATTGGAAAAGATTATCGCATCCCTAAACATTAAAAATTTAAGATCACTTAAACATCGTTATGTGAACTGAATGCGAAAACCTTTTCACTTCCCTATTATTTGGTTACGTTCATCATACGTGACGCCACACATTGTCATGTGTCCATCAAAACACTACCTTATTCCACCTTAATTTAGTTTGATGTAATTTGTGCGAAGCTTAGTCCACTTTAAAGCGGCCGTGACACCAAATTTTCGAGCTGCAGTTACGAATGTTTGGAAAATCTTATACATCGATTGGTAAGTTGGCGAATGTTGAGTGCATTCTGTGCAGTAAACAATTTGCATTTGAATTAGCTGGAAATAAGCTATGCCCGCCATGCGCCGTTTGGTTTATGCATTTGCGTATCGGCGAATCTGCGCggtttgcaatttgtttttatcGCGCAAGTGAAGGAACTGCGTGCACATTTCAGCGGCGACGCCGTTCCTGCGCCTCTCGGTGCTAGAGCGGGTCGATTAAGACGTCCGACGTGGTCTCGAACTGTTTCAAAGCAGAGGACAGAGAAGTTCCAGCTGGAGTTGCTGACGTCACACAGCGCTGCAAAGTTGGTGGTTGGTGTCGGTGGGAGGTGTTTAGAGGCAGcgatttcaaattgaaatttggggttaAAATATGCACTGAGAGCCCATTTCTTGTGTGTAACGATATGAACACTTCGACATATTGACTTTAATCAACATTTACCCACCTTGCTCTAGTTTGTGCCAAATATAGCccaccttaatctaccttgcTCTAATCTTTACCAGCCTTCATGCACCTTTCTCTAATTTGCACCAACCTTAGTCCACAATCATCCACTTTATTCCACATTAATCGACCCTGCTCTAATTTGTACGAAGCATAGGCGACCTTAATCCACCTCACTCTAATTTGCACCCACATTAATCTTGTTTATTCCACTTTAATTCAGCTTCACTCACTTTactttgccttaattaaattGACTGTACCTTAAGTCAGCTTCCTCTAACTTACGTCACCTTACTACGACGTGACGTTTGCAATGacacacgcactaggcacacctttaatTCAGCCAGAACCGTGGCGACGCTATGACGTACGGGTGAGCCTGCTCATTTTACATACTGGAGACCCGGGCTCGATTCCCGCCAAGACCCAACCGTACTAAGTTTTCTTTTCAAACCATTAACTGCGCGCCGCCGGCCATTTTTGCTACTCTCGCTCGATCACGACAGACTTTCAACCGCATGGCACAGGTCTCTCGCTATAGTAACGTGTGTTTTGTGTCCCTGCAAAATGCCATGTCTTGCGGCACACGTTACTTGATCAGCACCGCGTGTCCATTCGGCAGAGGCGACGTGGATTGGTTAACGCGTGTGAAGCTCTCAGGTGGTTCAGTTGCCATTGAAACACCCGCGTGTCGAAAACAAGTGTCGAAATAGGAACGGCTGCATGTAGCCGTGAGCTCGGCTGGTGTACACGCATGGAATACGCAGAAAAGCGTAGCCGGTGAGATTTAGTACAGCCAGAGTACTCTCCACATTTTCTGCCATGATGTCGAAAGTAGGGATTTAGGacgtcaatttttcttttttacttggaCAGCATAACACGTCGTGTCATACATACTTTATTGTGAAAAGTAACTAAATTACCTGCGATTCATACAACTGCTTCATGAGCCTACATTCTGCACAGTTCCTTACAGAGTTCTTTTTCATATACCGCGTTTTCATATCCCATTATCGGGATGGCACTGCCATACAATGGAATATCTACGTCTTTCCACAGATTCATGAAGTCAGACTTTACAGTTGCTTCCGCGATCCTCTGTTTCATCCGTTGAATCTGTTCTGTCGAGAAGTGATTCCTCCAGTCTCCGACTCGGCCGTTGCGCACAAAACTGCCGGTCATGGGTTTTTTCGTAAACTCCATCAGGTTATTAAGTCCTTTCAGTAGCTCCGGTCTAAGAGTCTTCATCTGCGGGGAATTACTGTAGTCTCGTCTAGGAGCCCGTCGACTACCGCTAATATTTTGCTTCATGTATTCGACGCTACACTTCTGCAGAATTTTACGAAGAAGCTCGGGGTTTTCTTTAAGcctcctctctctttcttcgcCGATGAAGGCCGCAGTTCGAAGGACGTGCCTGGCGGTGTCATTTTTAAGCTCCTCATATGTTAGAAATAGAACATTAGGGTCCCTCCGATGATTGTACCAGGAGAGCACATTGTCAAAGTAGTCTCCGAATTCGACGCGTCCTTCCAGAAATAGTTCAAAGAACTCTTCAAAAGTACCTTCGCCGAATCGATACGGCGGGTTGTTCCGGGTGTGGTAGTAAAGCGACACGCAGCAGTCGTAGGGGTTCCTCGTGATGCAGATGTACTTTGCGTCTCGAGAATAAGGGATCATGTGGAAAGGTAAGTGAGTCTTCAAGGCGCGAGGTTGAGGAGCATACAGAGCGGCTTCGGCTCCCTGCATCTCCAGGAAGGGCATTCGCAGTACCTGGTCTAACGGGTCCTCAGGTTCTTCGGCGTCCATTAAGATGTTGTAGACTATGTGTTGCATCCAAGTGGTGCCAGATTTTGGGTAGCCGACGATGATTAGGTCACCAGGTGGCGGCTTGTACGCCAGCGCCGACAGAACTGCGTCGTCGGGAAAGTGTTTCCCCAGGTAAAGTCCGCTGATCATCCGGAAAACCTCCGCCGACATAATGCTCGAGCCGATGATActctggaaaaaaaaagtattttcggAGGTTCGAATACACTGGATAATTACAGAAGCGAATAAACAGCATTTACGGTTACGCTCTAACTCCTGGAAGACTTAGAAGCAGAGGACGTAATGcaatgcaatagaagtcggtagcATGCGGTCTGCTCAAATCCAAGAATTCATAGTTATTGGCACCTACGGTAGAAGATATGTACTAGCATTACTACCAATTACTACTACGGGTGACGCTACTTTTGAGAATGTAAGATACAAGAGCAAAATTTTTGCAGCGTCCGCATGACTTCGTCTTGTGTTTGTGAATCCACCACTGTTGTGTTTTTACGAGTTACCTTGAATTCAGGATCACACTATGCATATTGACCGCGGAATATAACGAACTCTCAAGCACTGCCTACTCGCACATGCCttagaacatgggtttattttcgtgtaataaaactttttgcgtggccgtgtaacgttttcgagtacttttggcacgtttacgacctctttctgccaactcttctttgctgcggatctgttttagcgtcattcttaagctgcTCGCttcgtaaaaatattccaatatgcttttattctaATCTCCGACGCCAAATTTgagtaaccgccgatgcaagcatcgggcggtcactgCAGGGTTGTCTCAAGAGACTAATAAAACGCTCACCTCGTTTATAgggggccacttttgtttgcttgaaatacaaataacattgcctacactgagcggcttgtattatctgactggctgacaaaaggcgaagagcacgctcaagtggaaggGATTTGATAGGGCCAAGCCAgagcactgaaaattgataaccagGTGAAAAGGGTgttgccggcgtctgtgattcgtccgctttcctttacttagcttgcggaggctggtcgaaaattgtggCGGCATGTAACGGAAGGTTAACAATGCCGCTAAAAagtatcctcagcaaagaaatgttggctgagcgaggtcgtaaacatgccgaaagtgctcgaaaatgttacacggccacgcaaatgttttgttatgcgcaaataaaccgatgctctccggcatgtgcgagtagccagtgcctgagcgatgggTGGCAACAACCTTCATTCTtgtcggaacggggcagcctgcggctacacagAAGAAAATCCggttttgttctgcatattaatgcctctttaacgcgtacacgtcactttgacgcgtgagttCTGGCGggtttgtgacgttgcgtgacaggcaggtgaacagGGGCCCAAAAAGTAGGGCCCGGAAGCTTTTGACGAATAGCCGAGGGATAATGTCacaaaggcgtcgaatcagaaataactatttttcttttgttcggtcaattaatgcataatcagtgtgtacacgttgtATCAGTTGGGGAGCTATCACTGTTTTCGTGAAGTCGCTTGACAGGGAGGTGAAGTGGGGAAGGTCCTataaaatttttgaccaatcgcggagagctgatgacagaattggaatagaaatgtttggaatagttttacgttatagcaccccttgTTTTCCGTTTACGTGTTTTTATCTCTGCTTGTTCTCCTTCTTATTTTGCTTAGATGTCGCCCCTGGTTCTGTGTGTTTAATGGCACGTTAGAACAGTTGTGACTAGCCTATAAAGAACATTAAGACAAATACACAGGTTCGCTGAATGAATTTTCAAGAAGTTTTAATACTCTAATCGACGATGGTAGTTAAAGGCCTTGTATATATGTGTCTTCTACTTTTCTGTAGCCGAAGCAGAATCAGAGGAACACGCAAAGGCAAATTAGACATACCTGCAGCGCTAACTTTGAACAACAATTTGATTTTCATTTCCTGCAGGCGTACTTACACTCCTCAAAACGTCATAAGACATGCGTGCATTGATCGGCAATATATATGCAGAACCGGTGGCTATAATTTTGctcggctaagcacgaggtcacgggatgatgtcccggccgcggcggtctcgtttcgaggtgggcgaaatgcaagaatgctcgtgcgccgtgcattgggtgcacgttaaatatccTCTTggggatcaaaattaatccgtagtccaccactacagcatgcctcatcaTCAAATCGTGGTCTTCACGCATAAAAGCCGAGAATTCAACTCAACACAACTGGAAAAACCACACTCAGGCCACACTGAATCAGTGGTCACACTGATTATTTAGAAGGGTGTCTGCTGAACGCGAACAGAGACAGTCAAGATCTTTTATTGATAAAGAAATCAATACCTTACTGGTGCATTCGCTTGAACTTTGGTGCCAAAACACCGGATGGTCGTCGGATTTTTTGAAAAATGAATcatctaaggctttcaccttaatacATGAAAATGTTAGGCATCCTTGAGGCGTCTCTCATTGGACTATCAAGGCAAGTCGCCAAGGCAGCTGAGAAAGAAGTCCATGCAATAGGAGGAGCAGAAATAATGATTGTTACAGTAACCATAAACAAGATTAGCATGAGTCATATGTGAAGAGAGCGGCGACAGCTGATCGAGTCGCGTTTTGCAGTCTTGCTGAGAAATACGCTGCTGAACGTTCTTTTATCCTAAACGGAAGATGTCTTTGCGGCTTACCAAATGTATAGAATTTGGCGTACCTTCCTCGCCAGCATATTTCAGCTTCTAGCTGATCAATGTCTTCGAAGCCGATCACAGCAAAGTGGTGAAACGTTAACCAGCTGCACAAAAGACGTCATGGACCTCTGCCGGCGTGCCAGCACAACGACGGTGGAGGCGGACAAGGTTCGCCACATCACCAAGGGCATTTTTGACGATGCCTTTCATTTGCTGCTGTGCAAAAACCCTGGTACTGTTTCTCGGGTCATTGAGTTTTGTTAGAGTTTGGACGAGCTCCGCGACGCCGTCTTCCCAGGCGACGCCCACCTGTGTCCGACAAAATCCTTTCGGGCCTGCCCACCGTCTTTGAAACTGACGCACTGCTTGGCCAGGTAAAGGTGTTCGGTCGTGCTGAAGTCGCTCGTCAGCTTTCGTTGGTGTACCTTGCCGGGCAGCCGCCTTCGCCTTTGCCTGGCAATCATGGCCAGGTCATACAGGAGTAAGTTTGCGTGGCTCTGACTTTTGCGCGCAAGACTCTGCCGGTGCGGAATCCCGTTGCCTACACAGGGGCTAACGCGCAGCGCAACTATACCGAGGgattcacgcccccccccccctcagatgATTGCTCCATTCCCATCAGCTGTGTCACTCTATCCAGCTACTCGCTTCATTAGACCGGTATTAGACACAGTAGTTTCTCGCTTGCTCCTCGCTTCATTAGATACAGTAGTGGACAATGGCGCAATCCCGACAACCGGCCAATTTGTTTTGCTCGTGGTCTACCTGGGCACGTGGCACGATTCTGTCGGCACCGCCCACCATCCTACCGTCTTAGCTTCGATCCGACTCCGTACGTTACGCTGTCCCCGTCGCCATCTTCCTTTCGGAACTCCGGCCAGATGTCTTCATACTCCGGCTTCCGCCCTCTTGTTGACCGCCGTTCGCCATTGCCTCGGCGCATGCCGCGTTTGCCTACGCGTCGTCGTTCCTCTACGCAGGAACAGGAAAACGAATCGCAATAGTTGCTGAGGTTGGAACTGCGTCATCCATGaaaagacgaaggcctctcccttcgCCGGCTAATGTTATCGACATATATGTGAACGGCGCCGGCCGCACTCGCCACCGTCGGCACTGGGGCCGTAGTCTCAGTTATTAACGCTGAAACTTGCCGTTTACttcgaaaagttacgacgccactgtcAAACATATAACTTTATTTTGCCAGCGCAGACCGCATGACGCCTGTGGCTACGTGTAGTGCTCGCGTTGTGATTAACGGGTTCCTCTACAATGTGGAATTTGTGGTGCTGCATGCTTCTTCTCACGATCGTATTTTGGGCTGGGACTTTTTTTCCACTAATATggccgtcatcgactgttctGGTACTGTAGTGGAATTGCAAGCGATTTGCGACACCCCGCTTCTTGACGCTCGTGAAGCTGAACATAAAGTATTCGTTGGCGGAGACGTTGCAGTTTCACCGCACTCTGCCACCCTCGTCCCGCTTTCATGCAACAATGTTGCTGATACAAGCGCGCTCCTACGTCATCAGCCATTTACGTTAGTTTCAAACATTCCTCGCTGCCTTGTGCTCGTTTAGAAGTTCACGCGGGCTCACCAATGTGGGCAGGCATTGTCATGCCTCCCCACATTGGCCGCGTTGGCCGCGTCCAGTGCGTCGACCCTGCTGCCCTCATATACATGCCAACTGGTTCCATCGCcactcatgaggtcgccggattgaCCTGTAAGGCTGCGCAAGAGCCGACTTTGCCCGACGTCCGAGATAGCTCCATCGTCGACACGTTGACGTTTTCCCAACGCACCAATTTCTACGCCTTCTCGACAAGTTGCGTTCTTGCTTCTAtgccagcatgttcccttgggtTGCACGTCAACTGTTTGTCATCGCATCGATGCGGGTACCAGTGCGCCACTGCCACGAACACCATATCGTGTATCTGCAACAAAGCGCCGTGTTATCGACGACGATGTCGGTGACATGCTCAAGTGCAGTGTCATTTAGCTTTCGGATAGCCATTGGGCATCTCCAGCTGTtcttgttaagaagaaggatgagTCAATTTGATTCTGCGCCGATTACAGTCATCTTAAGAAAATAATTCATACAGGTGTTTACCTTCTACCAAGATCTgacgatgctcttgactgcctccaaggcgcgcAGTTCTCGTGTTCTATAGACTTACGCAGCTGCTTTTGTGATGTTCCTGTGGCACCAGAAGACCAACCAAAGCGGCATCTGTagcaccagatggcctatataaATTTTGTTTTATGCGTTTCGAGCtttgaacacccccccccccccccaacatttgagcgtatgatggacaaaATCCTTGCGTGGTCTAAATTAAAAAAcgtgccttgtcctgtcgcctttcttgtgtccgttgtatggcgctaaacaaagtatttatagatccgcaccaactagcccgccaacgcatggTGCCTCTGCTACCTAAATGATGTGGCTATTTTTAGCCCGACTTCCGCACCCATCTGCCCAAGCTAGAGGAAGTTTACAGTGCTTAAATGACGTCGCCCTTCAGCTCAACCTGAAAAAATGCCAGtttggcgcaagtcagctcacTATCGTTGGCCATGTGGTATCAAAAGACGGTATCCTTCCTGACGCCGCCAAGCTCGAACAGTTTCTGTTTTTCCCAAACCTTCCTTCGTAAAATAACTTCCAAGCTTTCTTGTTAGTGGTCCCACTTTGGCTGCTTGATTCAGAATTTCGCGCCCATATGCGCTCCGTTGGATCAGCTTTTATGGAGCGAGTTCCGCAACTACGTCTGGTCGCCCACTTGTGATGATACTTCCAAGAGTTTTGTCTTCAACTAACCTCTCCACCGAAACTGAGTCACTTCGATTCTGCAGCTCCGACAGAAGTGCATACCAACGCCAACGGTGTTGGACTCAGCGCTGTGTTCGCGCAGCGCAAATTCGGATTCGACGAGTGCGTCGTTGCATGCGCAAGCCGCACTATCACCAAAGCACAGACGAACTATTCCTTCACGGAGAAAAAGTGGTAGAACACAATCTGGGTACTTAGTAAATTTCGACTCTACCTTCGAAGTGACTAAAGACCACCATGCGGTTTGTTGGCTCTCCACATTGAAAGATCCCCCAGGCCGCTTGGCTCACCGTGCTTTCGACGTGCGTGCTGCCTACAGGTCAGGCCGCGCCACACCAATTCCGACGCTCATTCCTGTTCGCGTGTGTCGACGGAAGAGCGCTGCTTGCCTGTCTGCTGTTGACGAAGTACTTTCGTTCCCAGCGGGCTGCCACTTGGTTTGAGAGCTTTGCATCGTCAAGGTTTTCACTTCGAGATGCGGGTTGGCCTTTCCTATCGCCGGCATTACGTCTCTAACGTTCGCAAGTGATTGCTGATCCtacctcgacatcttcgtggtAAAATATGTTCTGTCTTCCAGACTGACCAACACTGTGCAAAGGCGGGTGCATTCAAGACGCACACCTGGCTTCGCTCCATGATTTATTGGAATGACATATACAGGTTTATGTGCAAGTACATTCGATCGTGTTCTCAGTGCCAACACCACATAGTTGCCAACACTGCTCAGCATGCCTTTGGTCCACTCCAGCCAATCCCGTGTCCTGTCAGGCCCTTCGATCGCATTGGCCTTGCCACGTATGAACGCCTTCCGAGCACAGCATCCGGAAACAACTGGAGAGTCGTCGCGGCCGACCACTTCACGCGATACGCGGAAATAGCCGCTCCGACTGCTGCCACAGTTCGTCATATAGCATCCTTACTCCTCAAAAAGCTTATTCTGCGTCACGGCGCACCATCCGAACTTTTTGGCGATAGAGGACATGCGTTCCTCTCCGAAGTCTTCAACTCCCTCCTTGCTGAATGTAGCGtcgttcatcgcaccaccaccgcctaccatcctcacACTAATGGTTTGACTGAAATATTCAACCGCTCCCTTGGCGACATGTTCCCTAAATACACCGCTTCTGATCACACTAATTAGAACCTTATTTTGGCATTCACCACGCACGCCTAGTACACTGCAGCACAGGCGACCACAAACTTTTCGCAATTTTTCCTCTCTTAATGCTGTGAACTTTGGCAACACTCGAATCCATTCTTCCGTACCGACCCGACTCATCCAAATGTACGCCCATCTCTGAAGCCGCCTGATGCGCCCGAAGTGTGCCGTCAGATTGCCCGTTCTTTTTCAACCATCGACCAATGGCTGCAAAAATTTGAGCCTGACGATGAACACctactttgtcttttttttttcagactccctTGTATGCCTTTGGGCTCCACCTGTTCCTGTTGGCGGCTCATCCAAGCTTGTTTCCGTATATCGAGGATTCTACAGCGTTGTAACACAGACGTCGCCTGTGACCTATATCGCCGAGTCTTTCACGGCACCTACGGACCAAAGTTGTCATGATCGTGAAACCGTCCACTTACATAGCCTGAAGCCATATACGGCCCTCTGATAACATGAGTCGCTCACCATGAGTCACCAGGTTGGCTCCTTTTTCCGATAGGGGTGACCGCAGTGAATGCTCGGCGCTGAAGCCACATCTCGAGCCTCCAGGGAGGCGCTAGCTCGCGATTACCTGGGCTGCTCTGGTTAAAAAACGCTGCTAACGCTTTCTGCTGCTCTCGCATCGTGTCCTTTGCTCGTTTTGAGTATATATTGTTGCGCTGCGGAAGTCAAATATCTATTTTAAATATTTTCAAAGGAGGCAACGATACGTAAACAAGATGGTTGTCGAagccgattccacctctacaaCCCAAGTCGTCTTACTCGCACCAATCTTAGTTGCGCCGTAAAATAAACCCCGCCTCTAAAGGCACCGTCTCGTCGATAACTATGAGGGAAGTGAGCTCGCCGTAAAGTAAAGCGGCAGCCGAGACACATACACAACATGATTGGGGACAAGCTAGTCTAGCGGAGTGATTTCGTAGTTAATATAGCCAAGCTGACTCAATATCGTGTAGGGCCCCGTGTAGCGCGACAGCCCTTTTTCAGACAAGCCGATGTGGTGACATGGTGTCCATAGGAGAACAACGGAGCCACGAGAAATTCGAACGTCGCGATGTCGGCTGCCGTACAGGATCCTCTGCGCTGCCTGAGACTCAGTGAGCCGGGAGCCGGCCATCGAGCGCGCCGTGCGAGCTCTGGCCAAGTCGCTTGGAGAATATTGAGTGGGAGTGTTCGTCGAtgaaggaagcagtgtgtcaaaggtAAAAGTAGGGTGGCGGCCGAACAGAAGTAAAGGGGTGAAATGGAAGCGGTCACATGACGGGACAAACTATAAGCGAACGTCAAGAAGGGTAACATGGTGTCCCAATCACTGTGATCGTCATAAACATACACATACAGCATTTCTGTGAACGCATATATGACCCACTCCGTGAgtccgtttgtctgcgggtggtaggcgttGGAAAGCTTGTGCTCGGAAGAACAGGAGCGAAGTAGATGTTTTAGCACTCGGCACATGGTTCGGCCGTGACCAGTGGGGAGTTGCCAGGCTGCGCCACAATGGTTGATGACGTCATGTATATGTACTTTTATCGTCTGTAGAGGACGCTGTCTAGGACCCCGTCCCTCATGCTCTCGAGACTAACCGCCTTCAGAACTTCGGGAAGCAGCTCTTTGTCATCACGCAATGTTACTGGCTGTCTGGCAATGTTCAAAACCATTTCGTTCGTGTTCGTCTTGAGTTGCTCGTACGTGACAAACATACGTCGTCTCGTTGGTCATACGAAGGGAGAATATGGTCGAAGTAGCCACCATAATTCAACTAGGAATACGAACAGATATGCAGATTAGATGAGGAAATAACGTTCTTACAGCTCGAATGTAGTTTATCAAAAATTGAACACTGTGGGAAATTTGGCTGCTAAAGAGTCTGCTATCCGACTGTAGCAGCTAAATACACATAGGCAATATAAGCACTAAACGAGAGAAAAGCACATATTTAATAAGAATATAAATATTCAAAAGAGTTCAGAATCACACAGAGCAAAATACACCAACTGCCATCTGTAAATACACAAACAACTGAATAAGAACTGTAGATATACAGGTGCATAAAG
The sequence above is a segment of the Dermacentor variabilis isolate Ectoservices chromosome 7, ASM5094787v1, whole genome shotgun sequence genome. Coding sequences within it:
- the LOC142587049 gene encoding sulfotransferase 1E1-like; translation: MSAEVFRMISGLYLGKHFPDDAVLSALAYKPPPGDLIIVGYPKSGTTWMQHIVYNILMDAEEPEDPLDQVLRMPFLEMQGAEAALYAPQPRALKTHLPFHMIPYSRDAKYICITRNPYDCCVSLYYHTRNNPPYRFGEGTFEEFFELFLEGRVEFGDYFDNVLSWYNHRRDPNVLFLTYEELKNDTARHVLRTAAFIGEERERRLKENPELLRKILQKCSVEYMKQNISGSRRAPRRDYSNSPQMKTLRPELLKGLNNLMEFTKKPMTGSFVRNGRVGDWRNHFSTEQIQRMKQRIAEATVKSDFMNLWKDVDIPLYGSAIPIMGYENAVYEKELCKELCRM